In Oryctolagus cuniculus chromosome X, mOryCun1.1, whole genome shotgun sequence, a single window of DNA contains:
- the STK26 gene encoding serine/threonine-protein kinase 26 isoform X2 has product MGSKLWIIMEYLGGGSALDLLRAGPFDEFQIATMLKEILKGLDYLHSEKKIHRDIKAANVLLSEQGDVKLADFGVAGQLTDTQIKRNTFVGTPFWMAPEVIQQSAYDSKADIWSLGITAIELAKGEPPNSDMHPMRVLFLIPKNNPPTLVGDFTKSFKEFIDACLNKDPSFRPTAKELLKHKFIVKNSKKTSYLTELIDRFKRWKAEGHSDDESDSEGSDSESTSRENNPHPEWSFTTVRKKPDPKKLQNGAEQDLVQTLSCLSMIITPAFAELKQQDENNASRNQAIEELEKSIAVAEAACPGITDKMVKKLIEKFQKCSADESP; this is encoded by the exons ATG GGTTCAAAATTATGGATAATAATGGAATACCTGGGTGGTGGCTCAGCACTGGATCTC CTGCGAGCTGGTCCATTTGATGAGTTCCAGATCGCTACGATGCTAAAGGAAATTTTGAAAGGTCTGGACTATCTgcactcagaaaagaaaattcaccGAGACATAAAAG ctGCCAATGTCCTGCTCTCAGAACAAGGAGATGTTAAGCTTGCTGACTTTGGAGTTGCTGGCCAGCTGACAGatacacaaattaaaagaaatacttttgTGGGAACTCCATTTTGGATGGCTCCTGAAGTTATTCAACAGTCAGCTTATGACTCAAAA GCTGACATTTGGTCGTTGGGAATTACTGCTATTGAACTAGCCAAGGGAGAGCCACCGAACTCAGATATGCATCCAATGAGAGTTCTGTTTCTTATTCCAAAAAACAATCCTCCAACTCTTGTTGGAGATTTTACTAAGTCCTTTAAGGAGTTTATTGATGCTTGCCTGAACAAAGATCCATCATTC CGTCCTACAGCTAAAGAACTTCTGAAACACAAATTCATTGTAAAAAATTCGAAGAAGACTTCTTACCTCACTGAACTGATAGATCGATTTAAGAGATGGAAGGCAGAAGGACACAGTGATGATGAGTCTGATTCCGAGGGTTCTGACTC GGAATCCACCAGCAGGGAAAATAATCCTCATCCTGAATGGAGCTTCACCACTGTGCGCAAGAAGCCTGACCCAAAGAAACTGCAAAATGGGGCA gagCAAGATCTTGTACAAACCCTGAGCTGTTTGTCTATGATAATCACACCCGCGTTTGCTGAA CTTAAACAGCAGGATGAGAATAATGCTAGCAGGAATCAGGCCATTGAAGAACTCGAGAAAAGTATCGCTGTGGCTGAAGCTGCCTGCCCTGGCATCACAGATAAAATGGTGAAGAAATTAATCGAGAAATTTCAGAA GTGTTCAGCAGATGAATCACCCTAG
- the STK26 gene encoding serine/threonine-protein kinase 26 isoform X1, with protein sequence MAHSPVAVQVPGMQNNIADPEELFTKLERIGKGSFGEVFKGIDNRTQQVVAIKIIDLEEAEDEIEDIQQEITVLSQCDSSYVTKYYGSYLKGSKLWIIMEYLGGGSALDLLRAGPFDEFQIATMLKEILKGLDYLHSEKKIHRDIKAANVLLSEQGDVKLADFGVAGQLTDTQIKRNTFVGTPFWMAPEVIQQSAYDSKADIWSLGITAIELAKGEPPNSDMHPMRVLFLIPKNNPPTLVGDFTKSFKEFIDACLNKDPSFRPTAKELLKHKFIVKNSKKTSYLTELIDRFKRWKAEGHSDDESDSEGSDSESTSRENNPHPEWSFTTVRKKPDPKKLQNGAEQDLVQTLSCLSMIITPAFAELKQQDENNASRNQAIEELEKSIAVAEAACPGITDKMVKKLIEKFQKCSADESP encoded by the exons AATAATATAGCTGATCCAGAAGAACTGTTCACAAAATTAGAACGCATTGGAAAAGGCTCATTTGGGGAAGTTTTCAAAGGAATTGATAACCGTACCCAGCAAGTGGTTGCTATTAAAATCATTGACCTTGAGGAAGCtgaagatgaaatagaagacattcAGCAAGAAATAACTGTTTTGAGTCAATGTGACAGCTCATATGTAACAAAATACTATGGGTCATATTTAAAG GGTTCAAAATTATGGATAATAATGGAATACCTGGGTGGTGGCTCAGCACTGGATCTC CTGCGAGCTGGTCCATTTGATGAGTTCCAGATCGCTACGATGCTAAAGGAAATTTTGAAAGGTCTGGACTATCTgcactcagaaaagaaaattcaccGAGACATAAAAG ctGCCAATGTCCTGCTCTCAGAACAAGGAGATGTTAAGCTTGCTGACTTTGGAGTTGCTGGCCAGCTGACAGatacacaaattaaaagaaatacttttgTGGGAACTCCATTTTGGATGGCTCCTGAAGTTATTCAACAGTCAGCTTATGACTCAAAA GCTGACATTTGGTCGTTGGGAATTACTGCTATTGAACTAGCCAAGGGAGAGCCACCGAACTCAGATATGCATCCAATGAGAGTTCTGTTTCTTATTCCAAAAAACAATCCTCCAACTCTTGTTGGAGATTTTACTAAGTCCTTTAAGGAGTTTATTGATGCTTGCCTGAACAAAGATCCATCATTC CGTCCTACAGCTAAAGAACTTCTGAAACACAAATTCATTGTAAAAAATTCGAAGAAGACTTCTTACCTCACTGAACTGATAGATCGATTTAAGAGATGGAAGGCAGAAGGACACAGTGATGATGAGTCTGATTCCGAGGGTTCTGACTC GGAATCCACCAGCAGGGAAAATAATCCTCATCCTGAATGGAGCTTCACCACTGTGCGCAAGAAGCCTGACCCAAAGAAACTGCAAAATGGGGCA gagCAAGATCTTGTACAAACCCTGAGCTGTTTGTCTATGATAATCACACCCGCGTTTGCTGAA CTTAAACAGCAGGATGAGAATAATGCTAGCAGGAATCAGGCCATTGAAGAACTCGAGAAAAGTATCGCTGTGGCTGAAGCTGCCTGCCCTGGCATCACAGATAAAATGGTGAAGAAATTAATCGAGAAATTTCAGAA GTGTTCAGCAGATGAATCACCCTAG